TCCCCTTTTCTGGGGCTGTTTGATGTCTGAATTTTGAAGATTTATATCAAAAGCGAGAAAAGCAGTGTTATGGGAAGGTAGGTTAAGGCTCTTGCTCTGCTTTTAAGCAAAtacttcaaaacaaacaaatcctgATTGAGGTGGCTGGACCTGGACCACCTCCTTTATAACTACTGTATGGCCTGCCTGCACTTCGGATATCTTCTTTTAGATTTAGGGTGGGCTAAGAGTGAAATCGACTTCCAAGTTTCTCTTGGAAAGAGAAAGGCACAGGCCCCAAATTATTCATGCAGCATCCTGACAAATAATCAGAGGAGATAAAAATTGGAGCCTATCACTGCAgataaaacttctctaaaaaaaaccaaaacaaaaagaactaagacatttcttcaaagagaaggacaaaattatttttgaaaaatcaaatgacAGAGAATCGTAGTGGGGAACCTTGCAAATCAGCAATGTGAAGCTGGTAAATCTCACTTCCTATCCCCTCTTAGTGAATGTTTATATTAGCAGCACTAAGAAGAGCTTGGTTGTGTGTTTTACTGGCATGGAAATCAGACGGCTGAAGGTTGTCACTCATGTACTCATGTATTTTAGTCTTCCAACCTATCTCAGTCTTTACCGGcaggcaaaacagaaaaaaacaaaaagagagagagagagaggagagagatacagagagagagactcatgTGGCAATcagacttttaaatatattgattgGCTTAGTAGACTGGAGGAGTGTATTTCATAAAGCCAAGAGTATGTGAATACGGAAGTAAGTTGGCCTAAACAAAAACAACGGCCACAACAGCAAAACACTCCCAATGTACTGTGCTTGGGAGCCTTTGAACGTGTCATAGGCAACTCTAGATACTTAGACCAGGACATGCTGGGAATGCAGCTACCGAGACAGCTGTGTGCCATGTTTGTGAGGGTGACCACGATTTGCCTTCTGTCCACTGCTTTTAGCAAGAAAACTGGTGGTGTGGCAAGGGGGAGGTTCTACTTCAGAACAGAAGTATCTAGAATTGGTGTTGCTAAGTAAAAATGACTGGGGTAAAGGCACCAGGGAGAAAAGATCAGAGCATGAGCATCCTGCATTCAGTAATAAACACCGTTTCCCATCGGAGGGGTCTGTGTTGAAAGGCGCCCAGGTAGTTATGGCTTTGAGACAGTGAGGAAATGATGTCTCCATAGCAGATTTATCTGCTAGGCAAAAGTAGAACCTCTGCCTATTTGATGTCAATATATTAATGTGTCAGATACATTGTAAAAAATTATTACATGGtttttgaaaagggaaatgtgCAAGAAGCCAGGGAAATTTAAAGGAGgtgattttttttgagagtttgtGAGCAAAAAAGGGAGCAAAAAGTCACACAGAGGGTGTGTATTTAACTAACTTTGTATTTTGCCGCACATTGTTTTCATTTACAGCTATGTCTGACAAATGGGCAGGTTTGACATCACTGATAAGCGCAATACTGTCTAGGGCCTACGAGAAAACCAGGGGGCTCAGCTCCACTGGAGCCTCTGCCCATGCATTTGTTTGGGCTTCGAAGGGGAGTTGAATATCAATTTTTCTTCTTAGTAAAATTATCTGCCAGAGAAACAATGAAGCATGAAAAAGTACTATTTAGAATGTGCATGCctatatatgcttttaaaatgctaattGTTGCATTCTGGGAAACTttccattatatatatgcatatatatgtatctttgtaatttcagtgaattttaaaaactagtatgGCAGGTTGAAACCATCGCACCTGTTCACTTGCACACACCATAAATCGAAAAGCAGGAGTGCGCTTTTCTACGGGTCTCTATGAAACCCCCAGACAAGTGGCATAGTTAATTACTATGGAAGTTATACATTTAATAGCCTTCTTCTCTAAcacagtaatttttatttaaaaaggagaCTAAACAGAAGTCGGGGTAGCTGGTTCTCCATGACTgcaaataatatgatttttttttttaatgtacagcTCTCACACAAATTTCATTTTGTGAACACACTGGTAAGTACACGATGCTGGGGCTTCCAAAATGTGGCGTATCCCACTGATGGCTCCAACTTGCGAGTGGGCTCAGTTCTGTAATTGGAATGAAAGGAATTTTAACACTATTTAGACAAAGACTCAAACGCAGCATAAAGGGGAAAGCTAGATTTcctcatatgattttttttttttaatttagagactTATTTGTAATGAACGGCACTTAATCAGGATTTAGGagttctttgtaaaaaaaaaacaaaaacaaaaaaccaaaaaaacatgtatttgtgTGCCACTCCCACTATACACTTCAAAGTTTTCAGTAATTGTTATTTGCAAAAATGCCTTTTACTAGGAGTTAACCCTCTCTTACAGCCAGCCGCTCAAATCTCATTTTTGCCAGCACCTCTGCACTTGATTTTCTAAAGTTTATTATATTCAACCGCCTTGTAGATTCCTACCAAAATGCTTAATTCTACACAACTGTATTTTTCTCCCAATCCAGGCCTCATTCGTCATGAGGTAACTGCAATAACTACATCCAGAATATCACTCTTATTTTGAGAATGTGTTTGCCTAAAATCTTTCATCAGATGCTGAAATTTTTGTAAAAGCGTTCTCTCCATTTCTGCTTCTTCAGAGTTTGTGTATCTCTTAGTTGTGatcagggaaaaaataaataaataaataaaggaaagaaatatctGGAGTCAAGAACACTGACTTCAAGCTCATGAGGGAAGGTTTACTATTAAGACTTTTGATAAGCAAAATTAAGTGTGGATTCAGGAGCGTATCTAAACTAGCACATAAAGGAAGGTCAAAATGTCGAGGTTATACACTGTCTTCAAGTTCTGTGAAAAATAGGCAGGAAGGCCAGATGATAAACTGGCCAGAACTTAGCAGCACCAAACACAAcctgttttcttcaaaataagtCTTTCAGTCAGACTtgcaatattatctttttttaagaactgcaaaaaacaaaacaaaagccatcGTGTTTGGCTCTATTTTCAAAACAGTGCTGGCTTTGTCTAACATTCTATTAGTGTGCTAGGGGAAGTTGACTAAGAGTGCAAACTGCATGAATTTGTAACATTAGTTTCATGAAtttgtgtcatttaaaaataggtcAGTGCTTAGGAGTCCTGCTAGTGAAGGTAGTTTTGAGTCTTTCCAAGTGATCTTTAAGTCAGTCCCCATACACAGCCTATTTTGGGGTAAATaccaataaatgaaaacacagcctATATTCCACACAggtattattttctgcttttatttctggGGATAGCATGATCTGAAATCATTACTAGCTCATCTAAGTAGAGAAGTTCTCCACTGAATATTCATGGTGAAATATGATTTGATAACACAGTTTAAACCAGATACGTACTTGGAACTATGGAAGTAAGgagtagattttctttttcctatttaagACAAATGACCTTCAATgttaaagagaaaagcaaaacaaaacaaacaactttgATTTGTCTAAAGTGTTTATGTTAAATCTTGTCAGGCCTTGCTAACAAGAAAATCACGGTGTgtaagagaagaaggaaaaataatcaacTTTAGTGAAAAGGCAAGCGCTGTTTCTCTTTACCATTAAATGCCTATGTGCCCAAGCCACCTCTGAGGCGCCATATTTGTCCGGTTCCTCTGTCTTTGGATGGGCTTGCCCCTGATCAGAAGCGCAGGGCCATGTTCAGGAAGCCTAGttccactgttttgttttgttttgttttcccaccAAGGGCAATTACGGCTCAACtcatttgaaaactgaaaacttcggggagaaaaaaatgaggtCATAATTTACATCTATATTAAATATTGCTAATCGATATATGGGGCCAGCCTCCTCACCTCAAAAAACAGCCTGTAATTTCACCCTGAATTACTGCCTCCCTATTCCTCCATGAATCCTTCCACTGGAGAAAAGGATGCATTTTACACTTTTAATGAGGTTGTTGGGCCCAGTTAGACTGTACACTAAGAAACTGAGTACAGAATCAAAAAAAATGCCGTTTATTATTGtagattattctttttcttgataTAACCAgaattgaaaatgaaagaaaagcacaTAGGAACATCACGCGTGGTTAGTTAGTAACTCAAGATATAAAACaattttgcacagcaaaatatgtaaaagaaaagtaactgacaagatttttttatatttattgtggtaagatttacttttcatttctttttaaagacaggatgtCAGTCCCTGAAAATAACATTTACTGATTATTGCCTTTAaaactgtggatttttttttaagttacagaaAATCCAGTTCTGCACCACAATACAACTGTAAAAAAATCTGCATCATCTTAAAACTGTGCAGTAATGCCATTTTTATAACTGCATAAATTTTATTAGCGTTCTAAAcagttttgcaattttttttttgtattatatgcTTGCAGGTTATATCTTAGTGCAATTCAGTCCCAAatactttaattttgaaaaaaaaaaaacatacatttttgaaTGTAAAATACCCCTACAGATATAAACAGGGGCGTTTCCCCTTTTAATACTTTGGTTTTCAATACAGTCAGTGGTATAGCAAAAACTACACATACCCAACTTATATTTAAGTTGCAAGCACATGCTGTATAAGCTACTTTTTTTAAACAGTCCCCTTGCAAACTCTACCCCCCTTAACATCACAACAGTAAACAATTTAGTgcatcaatcttttaaaaaatctacagcTAAACAGACCTAACTCTTTCAAATTTATCTATAACATTCCTTTATCTGTAGCATACATTTTAACTGGGCTAACAGATTATAAAAACTAGAATTAAATTATATACTAGAAACCCATAGCATTCCACGTTTGACAATGACCAAaagccaaaaaatataaaataaaaataaaaccaaccaaAAATAATGGGGcagatttctctttttaaaaaataaactttagactGCTTTTCGGCAATAGCACAATTTTAGTCCCCAAAGTGGGGTGTCtttcttattaaaaagaaaacattaagagtTCTTCAATGTTTGCCAGGTTAAATTTGTAACCCATTCTGGTATCTTTCACAAGGAATGCCTTCAGTGCATTGGGAGGTTGAAGTTCTGAgtaactcaaagcagttttggaGCAGATGCAAAATTTCATGGGAAGAAGGCTCTACGGTTGCACTTTTTTGTTCTGAACTCAAAAAAGTCATGAGGCAATAAAACAAAAGTATGAATGCCATGCTATAAGTCTTCGAACGTCCATTTccaagccaaaaagaaaaaaaaaaaggaaaaaataattataccatACATGTCCAGcatgcaggctttttttttttattaatataatgtcTCTTTTCCATAAAGTCTTTGAAACAGTTATAGTTCATTGTTGCTAAGACAAAGTAGCAAGCATAATAATGCATGAGATGAGAATGAGTTTTTTTAATGGCAGACTAAACTCTCAGATTTGGCATCACAAGGCCAAAACTCACAAGTCACACCCAGAAGGTTGATGCAGGCTTGATTGTGGAAGATTCATgaggatttttttcctctattttagcataacaatgctaaaaaaaaaacccGATGGAACTCGGCACGCTGCAAGTCTataacatttcacattttttttttcctttgcaagcTCAATCTCACATGAAGAActcaggagaagaaaaaaaaacttggctttttttttctttcatctcggAAGAGATGGTTTGAGAGGGAGTGAGGGTGGAGGTTGGAAAAAAggtgggcaacacagcaagctccaaaagtaaaattaaaaaaaaaaccaaacaaaataaaacacacacacacacagaaaatgaacACCAGTTCATGAACtgaaggggaagaaggaaaaaaaaatatgtgaatgaTGCAGGCTTCAAAGGTGAGCAACGTTTCACATGAAGAACTCTGCTGAGATCTTTGAACATTGTGCAAGtccgggggtggggggggtggtgtaaaaaaaaaaaataagctagcAAGTTATGGAGAATTTCAGATTGGCAATCCATGAGCCAGACACCCATTCCCTCCCCAGTTTAAaacagccaccaccaccacaaactCAAGcagggtgtggggtgtgtgtgtgtgtgtgtgtgtggtgtgcatgcgtgtttgtgtgtctgtAGGGGGCCAAGGGGGCCAAActcggtgggggtggggggtgaggtgGTGGCGAGCATGGCTCTGGAACTAGCAAGCCCACACCCGAGTCGGACCCCCGCGGAGCACTTATCAGGGTGGCTAGCTGGGATCGCGTGTCAGACTCACATGAAAAACTCGGGAGAGGACGGGTTGTCGCTGCTCGAGCCGTTTTCTCGGAAGCCGCTGCTCACCAACTTCTCGTATTTCTCCTTGTACGCGTCCCTCTCGCGCACCAGCCTGGAGATCTCCTGCTTGAGGTGGTCGACTTGCTGCAGCAGCTGGTTCTTCTCCGACTCCAGGACGTGTCTCTGCTGCACCCTCTTGAAGCGGCAGGACTGGGCATAGCCGCGGTTTTTCAGGGTCCGCCTCTTCTGCTTCAGCCGGATCACCTCCTCCTTGCTGACCCCGCGCAGCTGCCGGTTCAGCTCGCGCACCGACATGGTCACCAGCTGCTCGTCGGAGAAGCGGTCGTCGAAGTGCAGGCCGCCGGCGGCGTGGTGCGGGTGCAGGgcgccccccgcccccgccgcgcccccgccgcctccgccgccgccgcctccgccgccgccCCCGGCGCTGGCCGGGCCACCGCCGCCCGCGCCCCCCGCGCCACCGGCCGAGGCGGACGCGCTGCCCGCGGCGCCGGGCGCGCCGGCCGTCGGGTGGTGGTGGTGCCCGgcggcgtggtggtggtggtggtggtagtgcgGGCCCGCGCCGCTCTGCGCGGCGGCTGCGGCGATCACGGCGGACACCACGGCGGCGGCGGGGCCCATCTCCTCGCCGCTGCCGCCCAGGGAGGCGCCGGCGCCGGCCCCGGCCGCCGCGGCCAGCTGCTGCGCCCCGCGCGCGTAGCCATCGAAGCCGCCCTGGAGCTGGTGGCTGTTGCTGATGAGCGCCTCGACCGCGTCCTCGGGGCTGAAGCCCAGCGCCTCGGGGTTCAGCTGCTGCGGGTAGCCGGTCATCCAGTAGTAGTCTTCCAGGTGCGCCTTCTGCTCGCTGCCCGAGCCCGGGCTGGGCGCCGAGAAGCTGGGGGAAGGGGGCACCGAGCTGCACGGCGTGCTCATGGGGGTGGAGGACAGCGAGCCCCCGGCGATGAGACGGCCGCACTGGCTGATGATGCGGTCGGTCTCCACCGGTTCCTTTTTCACTTCAAACTTCATCAGATCGAAGTCATTAACATATTCCATGGCCAGGGGACTGGTGGGCAGGTCGGAGTTGCTCATTGCCAGTtctgatgccattctcctgccgccgccgccgccgctccgcCAGATGGGCTGCAGGAGAGGGGCCAGCGGGCTGTGCTGGGTGGCCAGCGGGTGAGCCAGCTTGCCGGGCTGGGGCGCTTCTAGCTCGCGCGGCGGTGGCTGGCCCGAAACCTCCGAGCGCgctcacacacaccccccccgCCCTGCCCGCGCCCCCCGcgcccgccctccctcccccctGCTCACGCCAATGTGCTCCCTCGCTCGCCCCGGCCCCTCCTTGCTCGCTCGCCTCCTTGCGCGCAGAGCCGGCGGCTTCAGGCTCTGGAAGGTCCTCCGCGGGCTgcggtggcggcggcggtggcggcggcggcggcggcggcgaagCTGGAGGAGCCCGGCCCGGTGCGCGGCGTCCCCCGCTCGCCGCTCCGCTGCGCGCTTTGCATAAGGAAGGGCTCGCCTCGCCGGCCCGGGCTGCAGGCAGGGCGCGCGCGGCGGCCGCTCGGGGCTGGAGGCGCGGCGGGCGTCTGTCCGGGCGGCGCGGGCTTTGGCACCGGGGAGTTAACACTTCATGCTTCTCGCCTCCTCTTCTGCTTGgctctctttattatttttttttctttcctctctctctctttctctctctctctccctcgcgCGCTCTCTCCCTCTGTGCAAAGTGCAAGGCAGAGGTGCAGCCCGactggaggagagggaggggggagtttagttctttcttgctttttttaaaaaaaagcaaaatagcgAAGTCCTGGGGAAAGACAAGGCAGGGAGcaaaggggggagggggaggccaAGCCGACAAGCAGCCCGAGCTACAGCTCGAAgatgaaaaaagattttaaagccTCTGATCCAGCAAGAAGAGTTTAAAGCAATTGCTGAGTTTTATAGCACTCGTGACGTCAGGTCCAAATGAGAAATTGACTGGCACTCCGGGCCAATGGGAGGCGGCGAGAGCGGCCGCGATTAGCATAATAGTATAGAAACAAGGAAACTTTTCGGAGCTGTCAATCAGGGCCCAATCAGCTGACTGTCAGCTGGGACGGGCTGGCTTAACCCTTCCTGCGCCGCTGCCTACCCGGGAGGGAACGAGGCCCGGCGCAAAGTTTGATGTAAGAGGGGAGGGAGTTTTTCCAGAGGGGCTTCGGCAACCCGGGCGGACTTGGCAGGACCGTTTGCTTTTCTTTGGAGCGCGAGACAGGCCTTCCATCCGGAGCCCCAGCTCGCCGGGGGCTCGCTCGGCTGGGATTGGCCTGATTCCCCTCCCTTGCCTGCCTTCCACTCCCAGAATTATGAATTCGCCTCCCAGCTTTTCCTCCTCGCACCACCTCTGGCACCCAGGTGTCTGCCGGGGGACCTTCCTTCCCTGAGCCTGGCCGTGCCCGGCGCTCAAACTTGGCCGCAACTCTTTGTCCCTCTCTCGGGCGGCCGGGGAGGGGAAGGGACCGGGAAGGAAGGGATGCGCTGGGGTGTCTGGATCCGGGCTGCGGGCTGGACGCTGCCCCGCCGTGCGCCTGCCCGGAATGCTGTGAGTCCGTGGAGAGAGAAAGCCCATTTTATCACTGTCTTTAAAAGGAGGTAAAATAAGTTGGTTAGAGGCCATTCTTCACGGGGACTGGCTGCCCGCTGCGTCGCGTGCCCTTGGACGGACCGAGCGCCTATGCGAGATAACTCCAGGGAAGCTCAAAGTCAGGTCAGCCGGGCTCAGCCCTCCGGCTCCTGACTGGCCAGAGTTTGGCCTTTGAGACTCAGATTGCGCTcgctcgcgctctctctctctctctcactcacacacacacacacacacacacacacacacacacacagtctcacacTCACCCATCCCCTTACGAAATCTGACCTCTGTTTATCAGGGTCAGGCGCGCCCTTTGCACTTTTACGTTTCCTTTAATTATTTCGGACTTGATCGTGGCGGGGAGCAAGGGGAAAAAACAATACCCCAGCCCTCACCAGCTCCCCTCGAAGGGTTAAATTTTAAACCGCGGTTTCTGGAACTAGCCCGGAAACCCAGAGTTGggggggtgggctgggggaggctgctccccccaccccagttGCAAATGCTAATAAGTAGTTCAATTTTCTAGATCGATTCTGTTAAAGTGtatgcaaaaaagaaataaaaaagaaagacaaagaaaagagaaagaagaaaaccaacaACTAACTCTGTTTCTAAGATTTTAAAGCGATAGGCAAGTCGAAGAAGCAGAGATTTATTTGGAGAGAAAGCTCCTGAAACCGACCCGGCCTTTGGAAGACCAGTCCGCCTGCTTAGAAGTTGGGACTGTTGATTCCTTCAATTAATGAAATGCATTTGGTGTTGTTAATcgtatttattttacttcatgggcggggtggggggagacTCTAGGAgggtgcattaaaaaaaaaaaaaaaaaaaattctgaaaagccTGCAAAAAGATCGAAGAGTGGAAACTATTGTTGGAGCGAGTTGGTTTTTACCTCAACAGCGCCACCTTTCGGCAAAGGTCAGTTGAAATTGATCCGTGTCCAGTTTTGTCGATGAAGTGAAAAGCAGCTGGTTACCCAAtgtggaaggaggaaagaggcaCAGAAAGTTAGTTTGACTGAAGTGGGAGAACCCGACTCTATAGGAAAGGGGCCGAAGAAAGTGCTGGCAGATGCAGGGATCATTTTTGCCCCTCCCCTTCTTGATTGTTGACAAGGAGGCCAGGGGATACAGACCCCCTCCGGGTGTAATTTCTGGCTGAGACCTTTGCAAGCGGATCCCCATGTAACAGGGCCCCAAACCCTTTAAAAGTGCCAGGAGGGATTTTCAACGGGCTTTATGGCAATATCAATAGAATTAAAGTTACTTGTAATTCAGTGATAAATGAGATGTCTCTAGTAAGATTAAGTGCAGTGCTATaaagttgtttatctgaaaagtaATTCTCAGAAAACCTGACTTCTGACACTTAGTCATATATTAAGCCAGCATCTTGAACATTGCACTTCAGAATGGTCTTCCCCACCCCGTAGCATACTTTGCTATTTATAACCTCAGGTGTCTCTCACTCGCTCCTTGCACCAGATTAGACCTGTGTTAATTTCTCTGATCCTAGTAGCCTGCAGTTTCAGCAAACCCAGGAATCCTTAATGGGAGACTTCCCAAAAGATTTGTAGGCACATCCTAATCTGAAAAGGGCAGCGCTGTCGGTATTTTTCAGACAagtaatgtttcttttcttcGAGACTGCAGAGAAGTTGTTTATAAGGGTAGTTTTGGTTTTATAGGAGCATTTTGTTGGGTGGAATAAACTATATCTATTACCAGTTTGGGGAAGAAAGAGTGAAGATTATGTCAATATTTATGCAACCTAGCAGAATTcccttgttttccttctctttaacAATATTTTACCTAGTAATGAAGTTAAGGGATTATAGTTTATGTATTTAGAGGAAAATCCACACTTTCCGTTACATAGGCATTATGTCATTTAACATTGCCCATAACAATAGTTTTCTAGgtctttttaaaagtcagtagTCACAAATGTCtgaagtttatatttttcatgtaaaatagGGATTTAAGTATATTtagaaagaatttattttttgtttatatttttaatccctTTACATCATATTTGTGTTAAAAGCTCTAAGGTATGATCACTGCCTCTGAAAGcagtattataataaataataatattttatacacaAAATTTGCTAATGGTGAAGACTATGCCGTACACATTCATGGCAGAGTATCTAATTGTTACATTGTTATATATCATTTCTAGAAATTAAATTCCCATATTTGGGCAgctaaatatattattatctgCACATTTTTATGGTTTATTTATGTACACTGCTGTCAAGAcatggtatttttatttctcttattgcaAGGTCTTTTATAGTCTCCCATtttctcctggaaaaaaaaagagaggatcagaattatttttttagatgtgTAGCAGTAGTGCTCTCAGGCTTACAACTTAATTctcatttttatcctttttacgTTATTATTTAGTGATTCACAGGGGTGTCTAAACATTTACAGTTCTCTGTTAGCAGCATTTCTTTTATAACAATTGAGCGCTCTCATTTTAATTAGTACTATTCAGGTTTTTGATTCTGTACAATTACAGTGGGCCACATTTCCTTAGACTTCTTGGCTAACATTGTTTGTTTCACTTCTATCCAAGCCAATCTAATCCAAATACAATGTGAACTGTGTTTTCTTACTGCTTAACATCCCCTTGCTGTATATACTCTAGTAATCTCTGTAGAACAATATACATTGTTTTTATACATGCATTTGTCATTATTGACCAATGCAGACCAGTAGTATTAAAGTTTCTGAAAGCAATGAATATTTATAGAAGATTTTTGAGGGGGAGGAGGGCATGGGTTGCATCGCATAGAATATTGTGACACAGTAACATCAGAAACACAATTATAGTTTCACATCAGTACATACATAACGACTTCAtgcaaaagtgaaaaacaaaaccccTGTACATGTCCAAATTACAAAGATTAAAAgcttaaaggaatatatttttcccGATTGTGAGTTACAGCAACTCAAATACATCATGCTGGAGTCAGACATCCATAACCTGAATAGAACGGGATGCATCAGGTATAGTGTCTGAAGTCTTTGTTTAGGAGCTGATTTTATGGGGCAGAACTAGCCAGTGTCCACTAAATTTCACTATGAAACCAACTAAATTGATTTGAGAAAGAATTCTTCAGAGTAACTGAATGATAAGGCGTACCCTGTTCTTAGGTCTAGTGTTAGATAAATCCTTTTAACAGTCTTCAGTTAGCAGGGTAAGTAAATCACAAATCACTGTTAGCAGATTCATGGAAGAAAATTAATAGAATCAGACGAGATAATCTGATAAGGGTAAAATTGCTGAGGAAACAGTCTTGCCTCATATTGGAGGATGTGAAACAATACTCTGATTACTAGGAGTCGTTACGAATAGGTGAATTATGTGctaaataatcatcagagtaatTCAGCA
The genomic region above belongs to Chlorocebus sabaeus isolate Y175 chromosome 5, mChlSab1.0.hap1, whole genome shotgun sequence and contains:
- the MAF gene encoding transcription factor Maf, which encodes MASELAMSNSDLPTSPLAMEYVNDFDLMKFEVKKEPVETDRIISQCGRLIAGGSLSSTPMSTPCSSVPPSPSFSAPSPGSGSEQKAHLEDYYWMTGYPQQLNPEALGFSPEDAVEALISNSHQLQGGFDGYARGAQQLAAAAGAGAGASLGGSGEEMGPAAAVVSAVIAAAAAQSGAGPHYHHHHHHAAGHHHHPTAGAPGAAGSASASAGGAGGAGGGGPASAGGGGGGGGGGGGGGAAGAGGALHPHHAAGGLHFDDRFSDEQLVTMSVRELNRQLRGVSKEEVIRLKQKRRTLKNRGYAQSCRFKRVQQRHVLESEKNQLLQQVDHLKQEISRLVRERDAYKEKYEKLVSSGFRENGSSSDNPSSPEFFITEPTRKLEPSVGYATFWKPQHRVLTSVFTK